The segment CCTCACGTTTCCACCTCACACTACAGGGGGCTAGTGGGAGGAGAGAAGTTCCAGCGGCATGGACCACGTAAGCCACGTGCCAACAGGAAGCCCCCAAACAGCAGCATTTCAGGAAACCCCTTGCAATTCAGTAACATCTAGCAACCAGCCCCTAATTACTGAATCCATGTGTGTGGCACACAAGGGTTTTCCACCCAAATATCTGACCTAGAGCTGCCTGATTGGGATGAAGCATTAACGTATGTTGAGGGAAAGGGAAGTGCTCTCTCAGTGTAACTCATACCCCTAGCAGCTGCTTGACTTTTAAATACCAGGCCACAATAAGCACAAGTTGCTGAGTTACTCTGCTCCTGTGTGTGGACTGGTTTGTAAATGACCTTCATCTGTTATATACAGGTTGGGAGGGAGAGGGTCATAGTGAAAGAATGGAAAGGCCatgtgtgaaaaaaaacaaacaaatcacatAGCAAAGGCTCTTGGGTAGGTAATCTGGGGAATGCAGAGGTGCCTGCTCCATAGTGTCTCATTTAGTTCCCTGGTGCCATTGTATAGTCAATTACCTAAAGTTCATGCTCCATCAcattcttgaaaaaagaaaaggaggacttgtggcaccttagagactaacatttatttgagcatacgcttttgtgagctacagctcacttcgtcgaaTACAttcagtagctcacgaaagcttatactcaaataaatctgttaagtcTCTAagatgctgctactctgaaacctatcacattCTTGGACATCCAACTGGTCTTGCTGGACTAGAAGCAAAATGCTCTGCACCTTCACGCCGTCACTGACAGAAGCATTACCTGAGGGTGGAAGCCCTGGCAAGCAATTGCAGGCTGGTAGGAGACAATATTCCGAGTATGAATTCAGAGTGCCAATCACGCATAGCCAAATAGTGCCTGCCCTTAGATTACTGCTGTAATTAATGAGGTTGTGCCCTCTAATTCAGAATTAATTTTCAACAGTAAAAATGACTCTTGGCACTGTGTAAGGCAGCTGTAGGGCTGTTTGTGTGAGTCACACCACTCCATTTTGATCTTATTGGAAAAATGGCTCTGTTTGAGTTAGAGACTGAGGCTAAGAAGGGTGGTTTAGGAAAGGGCCTGGAGTGACCTTCCCTCCTTGAAGTCAGATTTAGGAATGGGAGGGATGCATCTGAACAGGATAGATGCACCAAGTATCCCATTGCCCTATATTAATGTAAGCTACACGTGCACATCTAGGTGGGGCAATACCATAGCTGCATTTCCTTTGTGGGTTAAAGGGATGAGGTAGAGGTTATGTAGTACCAAGCAAGGTCCAGTGGCTGTTGATTTTTAGGTAGGCTACGTAACCCAAAGAAAGCAAGCTCATGTTTAATAGGGCTGGTCTTCATTGCAGTTAACCCAGACTCTGATCCAGCTCCCCTCCATGCACAAAAACCTCTCCCCCATATGGGGTAGTGCTTTCTACCCAAGCACATTGCTCACACTTGGGCTAGTgattcccccccgcccaacccccttCTATGGGCATTGCTCCCTGTTGCCTTCCCATAACTCCGCCTGGTTGCTTAAGTTCTCCCCCAATTCACAGGGAATAAGAGTGGCTCAATTTACTGCAACACTAAGCAGAGGATAGTCCCCCCACAAGTCCTAGTGCCTCACCTGAGCCTGGATACACTTCAGTGGACATCCTTGGGTAAGGCCTTGCTGAGTGGCTGCTCAAGACCATCCTGGGTGCTCACAATCAAGCGTGAATCACTCAAGCTAATTCTGCAGGGAGGACATATCCATACCTGACAGTTTTTGCTCTTAAATATGGAGTCAGTAATTTCAGCCACTTCCTTGAAATTCTTACACTGAGAGACTAGTTTTCCAAGTGAGTTAATCCATCACCCCCTTGCATACCTTTCACTGGGAGTTCTGGCTACATCAGACATGGGTTAAACCATTTCTGGCTCCTTATCTGCCTAGAGCCTGGCTAGTTTTAATCTCAAGCTTTCGCTAGCACCAGTAGGCAGGGGGGCACTGCTGGCCTCTTATCACTTAACAGCTACCTTATCTATACAGGCACCGGAGCTCCATGGAGATTTGCATTAAGATatcagtgcagacaaggcctgtACATACCGGGAATTGTTTGAGATTGGGGCTTTAAAGGAAACAGTCAGTTAGGTAGTATCCCTTTCTTCTCCCCATCAAGAGGGTACAAGACAAGAAATACACCCTGTTTGTGGATTGGCCAGTTATTCAAACACTTTCCTATTAGCACAAGCATTAGAAACTTAGGTTTACCTGGACTATGACATCTCCTTAGACCCCACCCCCAGAGTGCTACTAGGAGTTTCTCTACTTCTTCCAGCATTTTCCCCACTGCAGCTGCTGGTGGAGTGAGGCACAGTTTACCGAAAAGAGGTAAAGCAAGTACAACACTAGTAGAGTcggttctggattttttttttttattattatttcctcaGACTTGTTATTTAAACAGGAGTGcctgaaataaaaacatttgagTCCCATCATCAGGGGAATGACTTGATAAAGACAGAGGTCAGGTGAGCATGACAGCTGCCCTTTGCTAAACAGTACGGATACCAGTTGTAATTGATACAGTTTTGACAGTCCATGAATGGTCAGAGTAAGTTACATAATACAACATGCCAGTTCACACGAGGAAGTAACTTAAGTGTACTTCTTGATTTCATCGTACAATACTAAGACAAAAGCACCACCCATTCCTCTGAGTACATTGGACCATGCACCCTTGAAGAACGCCTTGGACCCTTCATCCTGGGCAATCTTTCGCCAGCAGTCAATTGTACCAGAGTACATGATGTCAGCTGTGGAAAGTACAGAGATTGTTAATGAGAGGAGTCTCATGGACTAGGATCTTGCCCAGGTCAGTAGTGGCTCAGCAAGGCTGTCTGCTTTGAATGAATTACATGTCTGAGCTTGTGCTCTGGTGTTATTAGTcatttaattgtttatcttttaCTACACTTGCACCACTAATGGCATCTCATGCCTATTACATCTCAGTATAGACAAGAATTTGAGTTTTACTGTCTATAGCAACTGCACTAACATCTCAAGGGCTTGGGTTTAGCAGCTGCATAAAGGCAAGTCTTCACTGCAAGTCATCCCAGGAGATATGCTGCTCTACCATTGTCATGGCTTAAACCAGAAGCACCACCATCTGCTGGGAGTCCTTCCGCAGATTGTTTATATGCAACAGAGTGTCTGGATGTATTCTAGACAAAGGGCTGCATGGTCTCATGGAGCAAGGAACTCAAGCTCTAATCCTGGTCCAGCCAGTGACTTGCTGCACATGCTGGGAAAGATGGACTGTTCTGCCTATAAATGGATATCATATGTCTCACCAGAGCATTGAGAGGACTTTTACTCAGAGTGGTATAACTGCTAAAGCAATAGAAAATCTCGCTAGCCAGGGCATCAAAGGAAACCAACATCCATTTACAAGACTCCACTTCTGaaccatgaagtcctgcctgccCAAACCCTTCTGATCCCACGGGCCTTGAAACAGAGGTAGAGTTCTCTGCACCCATCTTGCATCTCTGGACAGAGAGGTTTCTTTGGGAATGCCCACCCACATTATGTTCTACATGGGAATTAGATACATACTTGCTTTACGCCCTGACTGCATCATCATACGACGGCGGACAGTATCAAATGGATAGGAGGTCAAACCAGCAACAGCAGTAACTGTCTGAGCAATCATCCAGCTGACAATGATGTGGGTGTTCTTTGGGTCAGGAAGCATTCCTATGGGAGGGAGGAGATCAGATTAATACCACCAAAACACTGTATATTATAATACCAAAGTAAATCATTTTTCTGCATTAGAGTCTAGAGTTTCTTCTCACAGCCTTAATGTTGTTTAGCTTCTTCTGCATTTTAAGAAGTTAGTTCAAAGGACCTACCCTTTGCAGTGTCATAGATGCCAAAATAGGCAGCTCTGTAGATAATGATACCCTGAACGGATACATTGAAGCCTTGGTACAGGCCCTTAAGACCATCAGACTTGAAGATCTTGACCAGGCAGTCACCAAGACCCTTGAATTCTCTGTCGGCTCCAGCTTTACCCACATCAGCTGCCAGACGGGTACGGGCAAAGTCAAGAGGGTAGACAAAACACAGAGATGTAGCACCAGCAGCACCACCAGATGCCAGGTTACCAGCAAAGTAACGCCAGAACTGGGTTCTTTGATCCACGCCACCCAGGAAGATCTGCTTGTATTTGTCTTTGAAAGCAAAGTTGAGGGCCTGAGTAGGGAAGTATCTGATCACATTAGCCAGGTTGCCGCGCCAGAAGGACAGGACACCCTGCTCTTTGGGGATACGGACAACACAGTCAATGATGCCCTTGTATTGCTGGTCTGCTGCAATCTGCTTGCTTGCATGCTGCACCTGTAAAACAGTAGAAGATGATGGATTAATATCATTGTGCTGATAAAATTACAAGCCTGAAGATCTGGATTGATGAAGTTTCATGGTTGTCACTTGGTAGAAATGTTTGCTTTAATTTGCATTTGATAATTAGCATCTGATTCTGGGGTCTGGATAGACTGTCTTCCCCTACGGAGATTAAGTACGTTTGAAGAATATCCATTTAGGCTAGAAATGTTGAAAGCTTGTTATGAAATAAAATAAGCTTGGTCCTATGAAGCTAGACGAATTACAAATGAAATTTGACAGATTTGGTAGTGAAAACATGAATTACTAGTAAACAAGAATGAAGATAAGATTAAGTGTAGATCTCTTAAGTTTGGTGACAAGACAAGCTAGAGTGAGTTATTGTTGAACTTCGCTCATTATAACAAGGTGTGGAAGGATTATATTTGTACCGATAAATTTtgatttcactgcacacacaattcatAATCACAATTTACAGATAAGAGAAcataagaaaaatgctacttgagaccTCACAGTTTGAGTTAAGGATATTTTACTCAAggatattttaacattttgtgtTCATGGTTATaaggctttaactttttgaatctcagtgacTACGGTCATTaattgtctgacctcccataatttccctgcaactgtgaaaagcatgcaagttaaaaaaaatcataaaaaaataaaaattaagtttgCCAGGCCTAATTATATCAGAGTGTCATGAAAGTCCTAGGCTGCTTCAGCGAGAAGCTTCACTGTCCTCTAAGCAGATGTCAGTGCAATAGACTCCTGGAATGCAGAGAGCCGGTAAAGTGCTGAATTCCAAGGTGATCATCTGCCATTCATTTGACCCAGAAACAGGAAGTGCTGTTCTCTTAGGGTGGGGTAGTAATAAAGATCTTCCTGTCTCCATTTAGAATTGCTAGGATTTTCTAGAGCAACCCTCCTCCGTACACTTGTCACATCATTCTGATGAAAGTTTGACAATAAGGCGGATTACCTACTGGGGGCAGCCAGAAAGAACGTCTTTAGCGCAAAACTGCACGTGAATttcttttcaaaagcaaaatatgCTTTGCTACCCTGGATTTTTTCCGTAGTGCCCAAAAGGCAGCAATTTACCGTGATCCACCCCAGATCAGAGTTGCATGTGCTGTCTATTTTGGAGAGCAAAGCTTAGTTAGTAGCCTGCCTTTATCtttttggaggggtttttttttgggggggggggggaaagagaggagagtggggtcgttTGGCCTGGAAGGTCACGGGGCTTCTTTGCTTTCCTCAGGCTGCGGGTTGTGCCTGCTTGGCTCTGCGCGCTGGTTTTACCGCACGATGCTCGGAAGCGGAGAGTCGATGGAGGCTCGCTCGGGGGTCCGAGACCCCACGGCTGGGCCTGGGGGCGCCCCTGGGCCCAGAGCACGAGGGCGATGCAGCCGCCAGCCCGGAGGGGAAGGAGCCGGGGCGGAGGctgctccacccccccacccccggagccGGGCCCGGCACCGCTTTGCATAAGCGGAACTAGCTGGCTCCGGCAGCCGGTCGAGGCAGGCGGGTGGGTTCCGGCTTTGCCCGGCTTCTCCGCGCCCGGGGACCGCACGGGGGGCCGGGGACCCCCGCACACCGGGGCCGGGGCGCCCAGCCGCCGGCACAGGGCCAAGGAGACCGGCTCCTTGGgccgggcggggggcaggggcacagaccGCGGGGCAGGGGTCGCGCTGGCTGCGGCGCCCCGGCTCCCTCTCCCAAGCCGAGAGGCCCGGGAtgcccgggcccgccctctccTTGCCGCGACCTTGGGAGGCGGCTCCAGGCCCCGGCATCTCCCCGGCTCGCGGATGCGCCACGCGGCCGCGTCCCAGCTCCAGACAAAGCCGCGGCCGGCGGCCGGGTCCGGCCCCCGGGATTTCCCCGAGCACTCGGGGCCGGCCCGCCCGCCCCAACCCcggccccagccggagcccattCATTCATCTCCGCCGGCGGGCGGGCGAGCCCCCGGCGCCCGGTGCATGCAACGCCTGCCCCGCGCTCTGCACCGCCGCCCCCCCCGCAACACCGACCTGCAgcgagcccagcccccccccgcaacacccaCCTGCAGcgagcccagccccccccgcaaCACCCACCTGCAGcgagcccagccccccccgcaacacccacctgcagcagcagcttcacTCTCTCGATGGGGGCGACGGCGGTCTTGGAGATGGCAGCGGCCACCCCCCCGGCCAGGAAATCCTTGGCGAAGGACAGGGCGGCGTCGGCCATGGCGGGGGCGGGAAGGTGAATAAATTAGACCCGGGGAGCGAGAGGCGGCTGGTGGGGGGCCCGCGGGCTCTGAGGCCGAGCTGCGGAAATGGCCGGTTTATATACAACCCCCCCGCCCGGGCTCCAGCGAGCGGGGCGGGAGGCGCACGGAGCTACGCACGGGCAGCTTCCCACCCCGCTGATTGGcttggagctggggggctgggccggggaggggccggctgggaatgagggggggGACCCTGGGTGTCGCCTCCCCCCACGTGGCACGGTGGGGACGGCCTGTGGGTCGGAGGGTTCTCCGGCGGCACGGGGCGTGGGGggactggcagggcagggggaggaggagggcagggtttGCGGCCGGGAAGGGGCTGCCCTGGGTTTCAGGGTGTGACGCCGAGCGAGAGGCTGCTGCTAGGCAACCCCCGGGGAAATACGGGGGGGAGTGCCAGCGCCTGCATCCGCTTGTGACACCCTCGCCATGGAAACAGGGTTGGgcctgggagcacccccacaaaaCCTCAGGCCTGAGTCACTGATCACAGGCGCCCGGGGGGCAGAGAAGGTGGGTGGGCCCCGAGGTGCACATACTGTGAGGGATGCTTCCCAGAATCATGGTCACTGGTGCTGGACCAGATCTATGGGATACTGGAGTGCAGAGCTCAAAGGCGGCTCACAAAAAAGCCTGTCATGGCCCCTGCCAGGTCGGTCATTGCCCAACAAAAAATTTTTCCTCTCAGTTTGTTTAACTACTTTTATAGACCTTCCTCTGCACCAGCCTACCTGCTTCAATCCCACCTCAGAGTTCTCCAACTCTGGAGGGCAGAGGTATAACAGCCCACTTTAAACCTTAATCTAGTCCACGTGCCTTCCAGTGAAGGTCTGTTCCCtgcatattttttttcagtgtctttGTCCAGTCTATTTTTTGTTACATCACACTCAAGCCATCAAATGTGCTACATGAATTTAATCTCCAGGGTTAAGAATGcctaaaaaatagtaaaaaaaccaaacaaacccacctcataaacaggaaagaaaacaaaacaagactagCAAATAATGAAATCAGTTCTTCCCTTCAGAGCTGATCAGGAGAAACTTTTAAGGCTTCACTCCACTCATACTCATTAGGGGAATATATGTGGTGAGCTTTCACGCCTTTCATAAAACCATTTCTTGACAGAGAAAGTTTCAGAAAACCGATTTTGCCCAGTCACAGAGGCTCAGGTTAGAGTGCCAGTTTAACTATTCAGACAAGGGGTCCAAGGCCAAAAGCCTGCCAGTGACTATACAATAAAATAAGTATCAACCTTAGGACTATCATTCAACTGAACAACTGATGGGATGAAGAACAAAGATAAATGTGCCTGTGGGGGTGTGATTGTAATATGCAGTTAGTGGAGTGAGCAGTCAGCATGGGGGAACTGAGTGGTCATCAGCCTGGATGTTTTTAGATCTCAGTTTTAAATGTTCCCTAATATCTTTGTTAGTGTAGGGCGCTAAGCCTGGACATCAATCCAAATTTCACCTCAGTTACATTCTGCCTAGCTGTTTCCCCTCCACTTTCATGATATTCTTCACTTCTTATATGCTATTGGACACTCTTATACAGGTCTTGCATTTTATACAAGCAGTGCTTCATTTCAGTACTGCGTGAAATACTCCCAGCATAGTCTTTAGGGGTGTTGTATGGCTTAGGGTTTGTGGTCACATTTTAGAAATGATTAACAAATATAACGATGTTACAGTATAGACGGTTATAAGCACACCAGGAGAAGGTGTTAAAGATAGTTATAAATAACTGATGGACTTGCTAGACTATCAATTGAtcatttattaaaacaattattcATTTATTAACCCCCTACATTTTGTTTATAAATGGAACATTAATATAAAGGACAAGCCTACTGGTGACCTAAGTAAGGATATTAAGCATCTGGTTGCTCCTCCTGTCACCTACAAATGAGTAATAATCTGTAGCTATTGCACAGTATACAGCTTTGAGTTTTTCTGAAATTAATATAATTGTTTATGAAAGTATTTCCCTTCAGGTCGGAGGAATCAGATCAAGATTATTCTAGGAAAATCAAATTGGTAGAAAGTGCTAAAGTAGCAGAACCCACCAAAACCAGTTAGGATGGAACAGTCCTAGGGCCCAGTTAAGTCTGCCAAGCATGTCAACCAGCTTTTCATAAAAAAATACGAGATAGACTAATCTATCtttcaaaaagaaaggagtacttgtggcaccttagagactaacaaatttatctgagcataagctttcgtgagctacagctcacttcatcctttttgcgaatacagactaacacggctgctactctgaaactaatctaTCTTAGTTAACTTTGGGCAGCCTTTCTAGGCTCAGCTCTTAACACAGTCTGATGGTCTACTCTGCTTCTTCTGATCGACATCTCTTTATTAGAAACCACATGCATAAAAGtatcaatattaaaaatattaccaGTCTAAGCTAAGGGAATACAGTGTGCTGTATTCATGCAAGAAAGGCCAAATTCCAATCCCAGCTCTTCCAGTGTCTTGGTGTGCTGTCTTTGGTAAAGCCCTGAACCTTTCTGGATCAAATTCAGCTCTGGTATAATTGGAAGCAACTACAGTTGAAAGCACCAGCTTAGAGCAGGGCTGAACTCGGGCAAAGAAGACAGGGAGATCCATTTGTTAAATGGGGTCATTAATACTCAGCTGTCACAGGGCTGCTGTAAGACTTTCCTCATTGTTGTAAAAGTGTTCTATAAGGGCGCTTTCATACTGGCTCTCAAGGGCTTTATTCCTTACATCTAAGATTGAATTTAAACACTGTCTTCTACCCACTGCTGCTTTACATTTCCCCGGGTGAGCAAAGGTTTATTTCTCTGTCAGGGAGGATAGCTCAGTGCCACTGACTACTCTTTGCCTCACAGAGCCTGAGTGATATACACTGCTGCAATGAGGGCACCTGGACTCAGGGATGCTGTGCCAGATGCGATTGGGTGGCACAATGCCGCATAGAGAAATTTTATACTTTCCCTGGAAGAATCAGGATCCCAGCACCCATTTCTTAGTGATCTGAGGGCTGGCCCCTGAAGGACACTTATCTAAGCTGGGAATAAACTAGTCCTCATGCTATAGCATTCCATAGCGTTTTATATCTGTGAGGTCCCCTCCTCAGAAAAGCATGAAAATACATTGACTTATAGGTCACAGCAGTTAAAGAGGACCACCCCTGTTTGTGTCTGTAAGGAGATGGTGAGGTTAAGTATTGCATTGTAGCGTTCTAAGCTCTGACCATAAAACGGTCATCTctgaaaattaatttaatataaaaaatacacctttaaaaatattgacaaacATATAAGGGGGTTAACACTGAAATATCTAATGCGTTTGGTATATGCATTTTTCACACAGTAGGAGATAGAGTTAGTCATAACAAAAATGACCACAGTATATCAACAGTCTTGTTTTCCCCCCAAAGCTGAAATAATTCAGGTACTTGCAGAAATAGGTCAGGGTGGGGATACACATCTCAGTTTGCATTTCGGACTGTTCGATGATCATTTCAGTGCTGTTTCACATATTACTGTTCTTTCTTTGCAAGAGAACCTCTGCagcatgttttcatttttctttgcaaCTGGGGACTCAGAAAATTATTCAG is part of the Chelonia mydas isolate rCheMyd1 chromosome 9, rCheMyd1.pri.v2, whole genome shotgun sequence genome and harbors:
- the SLC25A5 gene encoding ADP/ATP translocase 2, translated to MADAALSFAKDFLAGGVAAAISKTAVAPIERVKLLLQVQHASKQIAADQQYKGIIDCVVRIPKEQGVLSFWRGNLANVIRYFPTQALNFAFKDKYKQIFLGGVDQRTQFWRYFAGNLASGGAAGATSLCFVYPLDFARTRLAADVGKAGADREFKGLGDCLVKIFKSDGLKGLYQGFNVSVQGIIIYRAAYFGIYDTAKGMLPDPKNTHIIVSWMIAQTVTAVAGLTSYPFDTVRRRMMMQSGRKATDIMYSGTIDCWRKIAQDEGSKAFFKGAWSNVLRGMGGAFVLVLYDEIKKYT